From the genome of Nicotiana sylvestris chromosome 1, ASM39365v2, whole genome shotgun sequence:
ACCTTATAAAGATAGAGACGTTGTTTCTGATAGACCTTCGGCTCAAGGAACAGTGAGAATAAAGCAACCAAGCAAAAAACATGCATTAAGACATTAAAATGAAAGGTCTATGACAAATAAACCAGTTGCGATTTCAAGAGGTAACTAACATGCCTTGCCGATGAGGATTTCATTGGTGTGAGGCCCATATACATCTGAAGTATCGAGGAAAGTGATACCGGAGTTAATGGCATGATGAATGAGCTTGATCATGTCATCTTCAGGTTTCGGCGGGCCATAAAAGGCTGACATGCCCATGCAACCGAGTCCTTGAGCTGACACTTCCAAACCTTGTGAGCCGAGCTTCATTCTTGGCACTTTTCTTCCTTCGGAATCCATTGTTGGGTTTAAGAAAATCTCTTTTTGCATGTTAAATGTAGAGaaactgggggggggggggggttctgcaGGATGAAGATGCAGAGGTTTATATGAAGCTGTGTAGACAGAAGACAATTATGGACTAACTTGTTATGTTAAAAAGAGGCAAATAAGTAACATTAGCCAGCCATTATACAAGCACATGTGCAAAATAATATTCAACTTTTGGGTGCTTGTGTCAATTACTCTGTTCTCTTTGTCTTTACTTATTTAATAATAGCTGAGTTGTTCAATTTAGAAAATTCGCGAACTCACAATCGATATCCTGATTGTATTTGACTGGTGACACAAAGttcaagaaattaaaaaaaaaaaaaaaaaaaaagacatttgACATATAAGCTAAATAAACATGCATCCATAAAATATATCTAAAAACTGCATTCCTTGTTTGGGgtctttttcttgaaaaatgGACAAACTGACCCAATACTTGTGCTAGGAGAAGGTAACAGTAATCAAGGGATCAGTCGAAGGACGCACAAATTTATCCAACTCGACCCTTATTAAAAACATAAATCTTGATTCTGTCCAATTAACAAAAAGATTGAATCTTACATATTTGGTAAAGCAATaataatttagtgttttacttcATAGTAAAGAGTATGCAAACAGAGTCAAACATTTTATTATTCGAATAATCATAAGGTCACAAGTGGCACAGTTGTTTAAAACAGAAAAATTGCAGCTTTTCAGCACATACAATGCGCAATACAGGAACAACTCAACTCAACAAACAAACTGAGAGACACTAATTCCACGATTGCATCATTATGTAGCCTTCCATACCGAAAGGGGTGGAGTGTCGGAATCTTTGTAAGTAGTCGCGCCAGAACTGTACCTATCACCCTGGACTGCATTAGCTGAAGCAATGGATTCAAGTTCCACCATATCTTCTGATGTTAACTTTATGGTGAGAGCTTCAATGTTCTGGTTCAAGTTTTCAACCTTAGTGGTGCCCGGGATAGGACACACATCGTTCCCTTGGTGATGTACCCACGCCAAGGCCAGTTGAGAGGGGGTGCATCCCTTCTTTGCCGCCATTTGACAAATTCTTTCATATAATATTTTGTTATGCTCAAGATTATCAGCCTGGAACCTTGGGAGATGCTGCAAAATTGAAGATTCATTTAAGTCAAATACAGAAACGTCTACAATACGATAATATACTTTAGGGCTTTGACAGATTATAGAATATAATTATCAAAGGTCTCACGCAGCCCCAGATTCTCACATCAGTAGCTCTCCCTCGATATTGGTCATCAGTAGAGGAAAAACAAATAGTACAGTGAACATCATGAAGCAGCTTCGGATACCAGTTCATCAAAATGGCAATATGGTGCATGCAAAACTTTGGACACCAATATGAAATCTAAGCATGTAAGGTCAGGAACACGTCAATCAACACAACTATTCCTTTCATTCAGCGAGCATGTATGCAAGAATTAAGCGTGCCTGAGCAGAGGCGGATCTATGTGTTATGTTAAGGGATCACCGGACCTTGTAAACTTCGGTAGAAATCTTGTATATGTATGTGTATACCTTAAAATGACTAATTTAAATCACTTGGCACCCTGAAGGCCCGAACGCTAAAAGCCTTTAGGCGGCACTGGTTGAGCCAAATATTGTGTCCCCATCGCGTTAAAATCTTGGGTCCGCCTCTTGCCTGAGATGTGGGAAATTCCCAAAGTAAAATGCTAGAAAGCAAGAGGCAGAAACTTCTGAACAGATAGTATTCTGGACCACCAACTCATCCAAAAACATGTCTTTTTCGATTGAAATGTACATCATTAACATACATAAATAAACTCGCTTGTCAGAAAGCAAGTTACTTTTAAATGGTCCATGTACATCTCTTCCATATAAGGAACAAATGTAAAGTTTATACTACATGGTTTACAATACCAACTATTGATCAGAGCTTTAGTCCCTAGCAATATCATCCAAATCAAATAGCTTAGTGATCAAAACCCTTTCTTTCCTCAAACAAGTAAATATAGTAGCAACAGAAATGCAGTGCAATTAAACATGAGATCAATATGCTTGAAATCCAAAACAAATATTCAGTACAATCTAACCTTTGGGAAATCTTCACTTGACAAATCTTCAAGCAGCTCTGGACCGGATGACAAAAATCCCCGTCCTAGTGGACTGTATGCCACAATCCCAATACCGAGTTCTCTGGTAGATTAACAGGAAGGCAAATATCAAGATCTCACATAGTTATAGACCGCGCAGAAATACAAAAAACTAACAGAAAGCAGAATATACCTGCAAGTAGGGATTATTTCTTCCTCTACATCTCTAGACCATAGAGACCATTCTAATTGTACTGTTGTTATTGGATGAACTGCATGTGCTCTTCTAATCGTCGATGCTGATGCCTCGGATAGacctatatattttattttacccTCTTCAACCAGCTTCTTAAGTTCTCCAACCTAGTCAATCAAGAATAAGAAATGCTGATAATTATCCTTTTGAACAAAGATGTGAAAACATTCAATAATACAGCACTCAACATAATTGTTAAATTGGATGTCAACAGCCAGATCAATTCCAAAAATGATGGTGTAGGTTGATGCAGCACTGGAGCCGTAAGTGTTCATAAAATTTTGATATTGAATTCAAATATTTAGTGTCTCCAAACAAGTCAATCATTTAATGCTCAATCAGTAGATTGCAAAATGTTCGTAACCCGCAATTTCCAGAGTTAGAAATGGAGAAAGAGAACCAACCGTGACTTCAATAGGCACGCGTGTATCAATTCGGTGCTGGTAGTACAAGTCAATGCAGTCAACATCAAGTCGCTTTAAGCTAGCCTCGCATGCTGCCCTTACATAGGCTGGCTCTCCACACACTTTTATCTTTCCATCTGCAAAAATAGCTCCAAATTTTGTTGCTAACTCAACTCGTTCTCTCACCCCTCCCTTCAACGCCTGCATAGATATGTATATTATCAGAAGTTAGGTAACTATTCTTGCAGAAATCTTACAAAAATGGATAAATGTTCTCAGTCGCATATAAAAGATAAGAAAGTTATGATTTGAAAGTATGCAGTTGCACATGAAATCTATTACTCATTGAAACCTATGTTGTTCGGATTCTCCGAAAATGTTGATGGGTGCATATCGGATtctccaaaagtagtgcatttttggaCGATCCGAAACGGGTGTGGCAGCTGTTTTGAAGATTCTGCGC
Proteins encoded in this window:
- the LOC104241207 gene encoding LOW QUALITY PROTEIN: auxin-induced protein PCNT115-like (The sequence of the model RefSeq protein was modified relative to this genomic sequence to represent the inferred CDS: substituted 2 bases at 2 genomic stop codons), with protein sequence MAKEGTKVPRIKLGSQGLEVSAQGLGCMGMSAFYGPPKPEPDMIQLIHHSINSGVTFLDTSDVYGPHTNEILLGKALKGGVRERVELATKFGAIFADGKIKVCGEPAYVRAACEASLKRLDVDCIDLYYQHRIDTRVPIEVTVGELKKLVEEGKIKYIGLSEASASTIRRAHAVHPITTVQLEWSLWSRDVEEEIIPTCRELGIGIVAYSPLGRGFLSSGPELLEDLSSEDFPKHLPRFQADNLEHNKILYERICQMAAKKGCTPSQLALAWVHHQGNDVCPIPGTTKVENLNQNIEALTIKLTSEDMVELESIASANAVQGDRYSSGATTYKDSDTPPLSVWKATXXCNQGKIKYIGLSEASATTIRRAHAVHPITAVQLEWSLWSRDVEEEIIPTCRELGIGIVAYSPLGKGFLSSGPKLLEDLSNEDFRKHIPRFQAENLEHNKILYERICKMAEKKGCTPSQLALAWVHHQGNDVCPIPGTTKIENLNQNIGALSIKLTTEDMVELEYIASADAVKGERDASGANHKNSDTPPLSTWKATR